CAAGGGAGGATACGTTACTAGAAACCATACTAACAGACAAGAGTATTTTCAGTGGAAATGGGTCATGAATGTATCGGTGGGAAATATTTGTAGGAAGTGAGTTCTCACTATGAATGGAAAATCTTATCTTTGTCCCATATCCCAAAAGACCAGGAAGTAGTAGAGTACTCTTTTAGATTAATCCAAGGGAGATCTTCAATTGTAACCAGCATACACACTTAGAGGTTATTAAATGCTTTGCTAAGATATCTATTAAATTTGACTGTGTACTTCAGTAGGTCTCCCTTACAGTGTACTTTTAGCTATGAAAGTCAACACCTCTAAGGTTACTAACAGCCAAAGGATCATTAGACAATATTCTTATGTCCAGCCCAGGGACACCAAATGAGAACTCTTAAGGGTGAAATTATATTGCCCCTACCAATAGAAATTGTGGATAATACATGATGCTTAGTATGATGGCCAAGAGTTTCCGCTGAAAATATCTCTAATTAACAATAAGTAATACTATATAGTATCCTTGAGAAGTCTGAATACATGATTGTACTATAAGTGGATCATAGTGTTCTTGAAAGAGCCGAcccttattttctgtttattggaaactaaaatgaataatttacaaattattttcatCTAATTTACAGAGAGTAATTCCATACacttaaactataaaatatttaagtaatcTAAGTCTGTGATCACCATTGTTTCTTGAATCCTATACTGTTCCCTGTTTCTAAAAGAGCCTTGAATTTCTGAATTCTCTTCTGAAGAGAATCATCACAACTGGATATCAGAGCCCAAAGTACAGACCTAAAGACCACAAGGGTACAGTGAAGTCACATCAAAGCCAAACATTTCAAgaagttagaaaagaaaaattgaaagggTGGAGTATCAAAAATAAATGTCtagttaaaaattacttttaaatcaGCTTTGAATATCAAAGGGAGGAGTGAAGGTACACCTCTCAAGCTCATCTTTTATTGAGGTCAGTATCTGAGAAATAAGTTGCTTCTGATATATGTAGATAAGCCAATGATACTAtaataaggaagaataaaatgagaacaaaatcagaaagtaagaaagtgaGGAGCTTATGCATCAGCCAGATTTAACCAATAGAATCAGAGttcactagtcatcagaaaatGGTGCCAGCAGCAtagaaataaaattctgtggagTTTATAAACTGATGGAGTGAAAACAAGCGCATTTAAGCCTTTAGAAAATACTGGAAGAACATCCTGGAAAGAGTggagcaggaaggggagggaCCAGGAAGGAGCAGGCcacaggaaggagagggagagcagTTGGGGCGCAAGCCGAACAGTGGATGTGATGTCACAAAGCTCACTGTCGCATTGCTTGCCAACATTGTTTGTCAGCCTGGAAAGCAAATGGTGAGCCTTCCTTTGGAAACCTGCCCATTCCTTCTTCACTGGCTGTCCCAGACCTACATTAGTCCTAACTCAGCCATCCCTGCTTCCCAGGGGAGGGAAGACAGGCCTTGTGAACATGGAGGCTGCTAAAGAAAGCCCGGTAGAGACCCAAATCCAGGACCAAGGCACCTCAGTTGTGTCAAAGGGTAACACGGGTTCAAATAAAGTTCTTGCCTCATTAGACAGCAAGAGGAAACGAAAAAGGTACTTCCCAACTGAGTCTGTGAAGATCCTCCGCGACTGGCTGTGTGATCACCAGCTAAAGCCCTATCCTTCAGAAGCCGAGAAGCTAATGCTGTCGGAGCAGACCAATTTGTCTTTCCTGCAGGTTTCCAGCTGGTTTGTCAATGCCCGTAGACGCATTCTTCCAGCAATGCTTCAGCAGTATGGAAACGACCCCCACCAGATAACCTTGTACCACCAAAAAGGCAAGGCTGCTAATGCGACTCACCTGCAGAGCACCCATCTATCTACGCAGGCCACCTCAGGGCCCAGAGATCCAGACAAGATGCAATGCTCACCGGGGAGCCCCCACCCAATGGGCCAGGAGTCAGAGGAAAAGCAGCAAGATCCAGAGGTGTCGCCTGGCGAGAAGCTCCTCCTGAGCGCTGAGCCCGAGGAAAAGGTAGGTATTTCCGCCACTAGGTCCTGGCTTACATCTCCTGAACCTATGTGGGCAGAAGAGTACAAGGATTTAAGCAGCTTCCAGCTACTGGTAGAGGTAGCAGTACAAAAAGCTGTCCAAATGGAGCTACAGAAGCAGCAAGAGGccaatccatgatgtcacaggtCTCTAAAAATCTCAAGATCCATTTATGGCCCACCAACTAATTTGTAGTTTTACCTTTATAGAGGCATCCTTCATGCTAGGAGTTTTATAAGAACAATCACTAATTTGGGACTCAATTCTCAGTGTTTCCAGATGGAAGATACTAACTTATCAGGATTAACACTACAACGAAGATCTCTTTTCTGCTGCTTCTGACTGGATTTAAAGGTTTCAGGCTATCAATCAGACCAATACATCTGAGACTAGATACAGTGCTAAGACTTCTTCAGAGAAGAATGGCTTTTTTAACCAGACTTTTTGGTCCCAGGACTGCTGCAAATACCAAGTcactgatctctctctctctctctctctctctctgattctctctctctctctctctctctctctctctctctctctctgtagctCTTCTTGTTTATAAGCATGAATGATAGAAAGGAAAGGCTCTGTAAAAGATGTCTGTAACAGCATTGCCTCATTTTAATGTTggattatttttgaaatttacaaCTCTGTTTCCTTTTGTATAGTTTATTGATAATCTTAAGGAGTAGCTCATTTCTGCTGGGGGATAAGCATGAGAGCTAAAATACAGTGAATTTATAAACATGTTCCAGATCAGGGTGAATTCTTATTTGAGGTACCAGAGAAAAGAATGCAGTAAAGATAAAAAATTCTAAATGGTAGTTTTATGCTGTTGGTTGTTGGATAGTTGGTTTCAGGGAATGATGGATCAAAGGATAAAGATAAtataacaaaaactaaaaatcagaaaaactgTCCAAAAGTTCTCTAGAAGAAACAAACAGAGggagataatttaaaaataaggaaaagaaaaagaaccaatcTTTAACATTGTGTGAGCCGAAAAGAAAATAGGATCaggtattctgctgctgttttttatttttgttttacctttttaatactgttggttatgtttctttttaaaatccttGGATTGTTAGGGGGTGGAGGTGCAAATGACAAAAGATTCAGACAGCTTCCACTGAAAGATAGCCAGCCCTATTGTACTGTAGAGGTAGGTCTTCTCACTGCTTCAAGTACTGGCAGATTTTCACCAGGAAAGTAAACCTCTTTCTCTAGAAAACTGTAGTTTAGCTTCTCTGATCTTAGGGGGCTAAAACCTGAGGAATTTATATTGCTACCTAATTACTGGCATTTTTCAATACAAGATACCCTACCTTCTTTAAACATCTTAAAAAGCAATTATCATAATTTATTACTCTGGAtattataattttgctttttaacaggaaggaaagaggccaacccacattctcacactgcTGTTCCTGAAGCAGATTACAGGAAGTTGAAGTTTCTAAAGTACACATGTATTTAGTGTGGTTTAGATAGAAGTAAAAAATATTGGCTATATTCTTACTTGGGAGGTCCCCTAAACAGTCAATGGAGCTCCCATACCACTTCTTTTCATAGGCCCTCTTCTGGGCCATTTTCTCTGCATAGAGGCATAGGAAGCTCTTATTCAAGGAAAGGAACCATGTTATCTGGATCggaagttttctttctgtctAAGTTCTAATTTGTGTCCAAGGCTGAGTCCAGTTGGACAGCTGTGGAATGATTATTGTAGAACCTGTTCTAAGGGGAATATGTTGGGATGACAGTCATGGTCTTTCATGTCCATTTTGCATTTTGTAATGGTGGGCTGTGTGCTACAGTGGTGATATAATTTTCATTGCTTTATGTGGGAAGAAAGTTGGGGAAACTGTTCTTTGGTTTCTGCTTTGGTTTTGTTCTACAAATGCGGAGAAGAAGCATAGTTTttcaataatttaattaaaaaaagcttttattatttacatttgtgtcaaataattttttattgattttactATAAAACATAAAAGGCTGACTCATTGCCATTCCTCCAGAGTTTAACAACTCTGCAGCTATTCCATCTCTATTCCTATTATTTTCTGGAGTCTAGCTTAGAAAGCTTtaatctgctttatttttctgagaGACATTTGCTAAAGAAACTTAAACCTACTTACCAATTACATTATTACTTCAATTTGAGAACTGTGTAAGACCTGGCAAAAAATCAGTTTCTAACACCATGATCTTGTAGAAATAAAAAGGTGGAGAGAGCATGGGAAAACAACTTGAATGGGCTATTTTCTTGGGAAAGAtagatttttgttaattttagtgGACTGAGAAGTGTGTAAAAGATTTAGGATGAATGGGAGGTTAATACTGGGTGGTTCTAACAAGGAGTTAGATCACAACTGGTTATTAATGAAGTTGCTCtgttcagtgttttctttctgtcttgcATAGTGTAGAAGTGAGTGAGTCTCATCAAAACATACTCTATAATTGCATATTACAAGTATTCTTATAAAGGAATGTGTCTTAATCCTATGGTATAGGAACATATATGTAAACAATTTAATCATGAGGGTTATATTCACCCTTGTGTTCTTTCATATACCTCAACTTGCAATATCTGGGACTTTAGCTTATTTATGAAATCTAGAATGCCTTGAACATTTTTTATAATGTACTCTAATACTTGCAATGCCTCCCTTTGTAAAGAAATCATGGGCATGGGATTCTCCTGGCTCATTGTTCTCAGTGAATATAAAGAATATATTCAATTTATCTGCTAATCTCTCCAGCAAACCAGGGCATATTTTGTATACCACAATTAAGCCATTCCAATAATTTTCCTTTAGGTCACTTCTGTGAAGTATGtttttggttttcaaatatttcccAATTCTTTGATTAATTTTAGTTAGTATGCATATTTTGTCTATCATATTTCAAGAACCTAAGCACATGTATCATTCTGTCTCAAAAATGCTTCTTTCTTTATGTGTTCATTGTTAGAAATATGCCCTACACCTTTTTGCATTTTCAGTTTATCATGCTAAAATAAAGACAGTAAGAGCAAGATAGTTATGGATTTAGCCCAACTCTCAGACTGTTAGAAAAAGGTCACGTCATTTGGAGCAGGTAAAAGGCAAAAGACCAGATTAAACAATGTGGTCTTTCGTAGTCAAGAAGGCATGTAGTCATATTCAATTCTTAAGGTAATCATGGATGATTACTTTGTGTTTTAGAACCTCAAAAATTATCACACACTAAAACATAATCCAAAAGgacatcaaaaaaaataataaataactagGCCAAGATCAATTTTAAAGGAAAGGTCAAATTCACTGGATGAAACTGTTATAAATGAAATCCATGAGGCCAACTATGGCTTTTCACAATGCAATTTTTGTTACTACTTATATAAGCAGAATGTCAGGCTGGATAGCCTATAAACCTAATCAAGAATGGCTCAAAGGGCTTTCTATAAAGTGCAAATAAGAAATGTGATAAAGATATTTTAGAACATATCCcttatttaaactttttaagctcattttcattttcagtaatgtttttattttgtttaaacaaTTCTTATTAGCTCAATGAGAGTGGTGATATTTGGTACTTTTACATTTACAATCTGTTATATAAAAAAGCTATAACAATGGGTAGCCAGTTTTTTTCTACTAGATATTCTGAATGTTGCAATCTACAACACCTTATTATATAACAAATGATTGCTTCCTGTGGGATACTTACTCATTAAATAACAGAGACTTTTCAGATATTAAAATCTTGAGCAGAGATGAGTAAGTACCTTGGTTCAATTATAGCATGATGAaaagttttgttatttattattattagttattgttattaCTATCCTTTTTAAAGTGCTCAAATTTTTGCCTACCTATCCAAAGATAGCCTAAGTaattcttaagtttttttttaaggtttgagAATATAATACAGAAAAAGTTGAATAATAGGTATTAAAATCAGGGATAATTTTATAAAagatatgaaagaataaaaatgccCTTGGTGCATGCTACTGTAAATTTAATATAAAGCACTTCTGTGAATATTGTTAACTACATATCATGATATAAAATATCACTGTTTTttcctgaaagatattttcagttttctgaatTTTCTCCAGTTCATTATTAAGGTCTGCACAATATGCTTATGAGAACATTGAAGAATATTAATAACAATCTGAAGTTAAAATAACACAAACAAAAGGCTTTATTAAGTTGGAGTAGCATGAAAAACTGTGAAGTAATTGATTGCTAACAGTAATATCAGAAGTGATGTTAGAAATTCCACATCTTTCTCTTTGCCAAACACATATTAAATAGAGTTCTCTAAACAAAAGGACAGTAATATTGTGTTTGATgttaagggtgtgtgtgtgtgtgtgtgtgtgtgttagagaaAGAATGAGAATACGAGAATCCAAAAATTTAAGTAAAGGACAAGCTTTACTTCCAAGTTAATGCAGTGTATTAGCAGAATCTTTACTGTGAAAGAAGTTCACAAGCTGTAATTTTAACAATGAAGCTCTGTTGTTACTATAACTGACAAATCAGTTAATAAGGTGCTCATGAGATTTTTGTACCCCTTAGGTATATCATAAAAATCTTACAGAGATTTTTGTTAAAAATGATTAGTAGCCAAACATATCTAGATTTTGATGTACCAAGAGACTCTAAAAGCAGCTGTCCTGAACATATGTGGATCTAACAACATaataaaaaagtttctttttctgtgtaagTATTACATAATTGTAGAAGAAAAAGGTCATGATTTTATTTGATAAGTGACCAATTGGCTGGATACAAGAAACTAGGAAATCAACTTAAGGTGCTAACTGTttcttaaacaaaataaaaacacattaagGCAACCATTGTATAGAAGAATTTAGGGAAATTGTATAGCTTTCCAGAAAATGTCTATGAAATTTAATTACTTGTTCATAAATATGTGCCTCTGATAAGTCTTGCCTATACTTTAAACTTAACTATAATCATACCTAAAGTCAGATATGTTTCATTCTTCCCTGACATGGCAGTATTGGAAAATATAAGTGGAATCCATAATCATGCAGTAATGAAAAAGGTGGTCTATAAATCTCAGCTGCTTTCAGCTAACAAAGCTGAGGCTCTTCCCCTCTACTGTCCATCAGAGCTAATTCTATTCCAAATCTTTTTTAGTCATTGGAAGTGGTAGTACATAATGATACTTTTGCCATAAAATGAAAACCTCAGGCTTCATCTGTTACAGTAACACCAACAGAGCTTCATTGTTTAAGTTACCTCTTGTAAACATATAGATGTATATTTGAATGCTGAACATGTGCAGTACTGAATGTATTACCTGTCACAACAGTTCCTCAGACTGGATAAGTTATATCCCTCAGTTGGGTAGTACAAAGATAATTCCGTTCCCATATGTTGTGCCAAAGAGCTACTGCTGTGACAGGGTACATTGTCAATGATGTGTGTCTATGTGATgcccattttcttcttcttctacagAAATTTCATCCCTACAGAGTTTCTGGTACACCAACACAAGGACTTTGCCAGAACTAGAAATTCCAATGTACATAAAATACCATTCCAAATTAGAGTAGGACTCCATTGCAATCATAAGAAAAatcaatttttataaatgtacCCTAACCTGTATAACCAGCCCATGCAGGGATTTGgagtggacaaaaaaaaaaaagcttcaggTCTCAAGATGAAAAGTGTTTTTAAGTATATTAGGCAACAAATACATTGAAAATCCCCTCATTATTCCTTGTATTTTATAACTAtactatttaaaaatcacattgttCTGCTGTGAACTGTTCTCCGGAGAAGAAAAAGCAATAACCaaataactcttttttttttaataattgtataattactctacaattacatgaggaacattatgtttactagactcccccatcaccaagttccccccacattccccattacagtcactgtccatcagtgtagtaagatgctgtagaatcactacttgtcttatctgtgttgtacagccctccatgtgcccccacacacattatacacgctaatcataatgccccctttcttccccccgccttgtcactcccttcccacgcatcctccccagtccttttccctttggtaactgttagtccattcttgggttctgtgagtctgctgctgttatgctccttcagtttttttctttgttcttatactccacagttgagtgaaaccatttgatacttgtctttctcggctgggcttatttcactgagcataataccctctagctccatccatgttgctgcaaatggtaggatatgtttccttcttatagctgaataatattcccttgtatatatgtaccaaatcttctttatccattcatcaactgatggacccttaggttgcttccatttcttggctattgtgaatagtgctgcaataaacataggagtgcatttgtctttttcaaactgggctgctgtgttcttagggtaaattcctaggagtggaattactgggtcaaatggtatttctattttgagttttttttttgaggaacctccacactgctttccacaatggttgaactagtttacattcccaccagcagtgtaggagggtccccctttctccacatcctcgccggcatttattgttgtttgtcttttggatggtggcaatccttgctggtgtgaggtgatatctcattgtggttttaatttgcatttctctgatgactagtgatgtggagcatcttttcatgtgtctgttggccatctgagtttcttctttggataagtgtctgttcatatcctctgcccattttttaattgaattatttgctttttgtttgttgaggtgcatgacctctttatatattttggatgtcaaccctttatcggatctgtcattcatgaatatattctaccatagtttaggatgcctttttgttctactgatgatgttctttgctgtacagaagcttttcagtaggatgtagccccacttgttcatttttgcttttgttttccttgcccggggagatatgttcatgaagaagtcactcatgattatatccaagatatttttgcctatgttttttcctaagagttttatggtttcatgacttaccttcagttatttgatccatttcgaatttacttttgtgtatggggttaggcaatgatccagtttcattttcttacatgtagatgtccagttttgccaacaccagctgttgaaggggttggcatttctccattgtatgtccatggctcctttatcatatatgaattgaccatacatgtttgggttaatatctggactctattctattccactggtacatggctctgttcttgtgccagtaccaaattgtcttgattactgtggctttgtagtagagcttgaagttggaaagcgagataccccctgctttattcttccttctcaggattgctttgactatttgggttcttttgtggttctgtatgaattttaaaactatttgttccagttcattgaagaatgttgttggtattttgatagggattgtattgaatctgtaaattgctttaggcaggatggccatttgacaatactaattcttcctagccaggagcatgggatgagtttacatttgttagtgtcctctttaatttctcttaagtgtcttgcagttttcagggtataggtctttcacttccttggttaggtttagtcctaggtattttattctttttgatgctattgtgaatggaattgttttcctgttttctctttctgctagttcatcattagtgtataggaaagcaatagatttctgtgtattaattttgtatcctgtaactttgctaaattcagatattattcctcatagttttggggtggagtctttagggttttttatgtacaatatcatgtcatctgtaaatagtgacaatttgacttcttctttaccaatctggattccttgtatttctttgttttgtctgattgccatggctaggacctccattactatgttgcataacagtggggagtgtgggcattcctgtcttgttcctgatcttagaggaaaatctttcagcttctcactgttaagtatgatgttggctgtggatttgtcatatatggcccttattatgttgaggtacttcccctctgtaaccattttgttgagtttttatcatgaatgtatgttgaattttgtcaaatgatttctcagcgtctatggagatggtcatgtggtttttgtccttctttttggtgatgtggtggatgatgttgatggactttcgaatgttttaccatccttgcatccctgggatgaatcccacttggtcatggtgtatgatcctcttgatgtatttttgaatttggtttgctaatattttgttgaataattttgcatctatgttcatcagggatattggtctgtaattttcttttcttgtggggtctttgcctggttttggtattagagtgatgctggcttcatagagtgagtttgggagtattccctcctcttctattttctgaaaaactttaaggagaatggttattatgtcttgtCTATGTGTcggataaaattcagcggtgaatccatctagctcaggggttttgttcttgggtagttttttgattaccgattcgttttctttgctggtagttggtctgtttagattttctgtttcttccttggtcagtcttggaaggttgtatttttctaggaagttgtccatttttttctaggttttccagcttcttagcatatagattctcatagtattccttaacaattttttgtgtttctgtggggtctgtcatgatttttcctttctcatttctgattctgttgttgtgtgtagattctctttttctctttataagtctcGCTAGGTGCTTGTATATTtcgtttattttctgaaagaaccagctcttggtttcattgatttttttctattgttttattctttcttctccattttatttatttctcctcttatctttattatgtccctccttctgctgagtttgggcctcatttgttcttcattttccagtttaAATAATTGCGATttgagactattcattttggattgttcttccttctttaaataggccttgattgctatatactttcctcttagaactacctttgctgcatcccacagtagttggggctttgtgctattgttgtcatttgtctccatatattgttcaatctctgttttaatttggtcatttttccattgattatttaggagcatgttgttaagcctccatgtgtttgtgagcctttttgttttccttgtacaatttatttctagttctacgcctttgtgttctgagaagttggttggtagaatttcaatctttttgaatttactgaggctctttttgtggcctggtatgtggtctattctggaaaatgttccatgtgaacttgagaagaatgagtatcctgctgcttttgggtgtagagttctgtagatgtctgttaaatccatatgttctagtgtgttgttcagtgcctctgtgtccttacttattttctgtcttgtggatctgttctttggagtgaatggtgtgttgacgtctcctagaatgaatgcattgcattctatttcctcctttaattctgttagtatttctttcacatatgttggtgctcctgtattaggtgcatatatatttataatggctatatcttcttgatggactgatacctttatcattatgtaatgaccttctttatctcttgttattttctttgtttttgaagtctattttgtctgatacaagtaccacgacacctgcttttttatccctattgtttgcatgaaatatatttttccatcccttgacttttagtcttatatgtctttgggtttcgggtaagtctcttgtaggcagcatataaatgggtcttgctttttatccattctattattctgtgtcttttgattggtgcattaagtccatttacatttagggtgattattgaaaaatatgtacttatttccattgcagactttagaatcgtggttaccaaaggatcaagggtagcttctttactatctagccgtgtaacttaactctcttattaagctattataaacacattctgatgattctctttttctctcccttcttattcctcctcctccattctttatatgttaggtgttttattatgtactcttttgtgtttcctttgactgcttttgtgaatagttgattttattttttgcctttacttactatttggttggtcttctttctttattttgatttgattttctctggtgacatctatttagccttaggagtgcttccatctagagaagtccctttaaaatatcctgttgaggtggtttgtgggaggcaaattccctcaacttttgtgtGTCTGGGAATTGtataatctctccttcatatttgaatgatagtcatgctggatacagtattcttggttcaaggccctactgtttcattgcattaaatatatcatgccattctcttctggcctgtaaggtttctgctaaaaagtctgatggtagcctgatgggttttcctttgtaggtgaacttttttctctctctgtgtgcctttaatactctttccttttctttgatctttgccattttaattattatatgtcttggtgttgtcctccttgggtcccttgtgttgggagatctgtgggcttccatggtctgagagactatttcctcccccagtttggggaaattttcagcaattatttcttcaaagacagtttctatccctttttctcttttcttcttcttctggtactcctgtaatgggaatattgttccatttggattggtcacacaaatctcttaatattctttcattcctggagatacttttatctctctctgcctcagcttctctgtgttcctgttttctgatttctattccattaacagcctcttgcacctcatccattctgctcttaagtccttccagagattattttatttctgtattccccctctcaacttgatcctttagctcttggatatttctctgcaggtccatcagcctcgttatgacctttattttgaatactttttcgggaagattggttaaatacaTCTCCCCAGACCTTCTCTTGGTTGTTGTCTGGTTAATTCTGGAccggaccaaattcttctgccttttcatggccatagaggtagttgtaggcaggtagcatgtgtgtcaACTGGGacaacaaagtcctttcctgcttgctggtcaccttgcccttctctgctgcctgtgtcagttacctgcacacctGGCACAGCAtccagattaatcccctaag
This DNA window, taken from Manis pentadactyla isolate mManPen7 chromosome X, mManPen7.hap1, whole genome shotgun sequence, encodes the following:
- the TGIF2LX gene encoding homeobox protein TGIF2LX, translating into MEAAKESPVETQIQDQGTSVVSKGNTGSNKVLASLDSKRKRKRYFPTESVKILRDWLCDHQLKPYPSEAEKLMLSEQTNLSFLQVSSWFVNARRRILPAMLQQYGNDPHQITLYHQKGKAANATHLQSTHLSTQATSGPRDPDKMQCSPGSPHPMGQESEEKQQDPEVSPGEKLLLSAEPEEKVGISATRSWLTSPEPMWAEEYKDLSSFQLLVEVAVQKAVQMELQKQQEANP